Proteins from one Mercurialis annua linkage group LG7, ddMerAnnu1.2, whole genome shotgun sequence genomic window:
- the LOC126655638 gene encoding pentatricopeptide repeat-containing protein At1g73710 encodes MLHGCSYTYSCNHTSRKFKHHHPISSPSKLLSLNSPCKATIFIGHNQSKNHSFDKRHQFLSDPSLHNGVICSFSLNQKNPEEKTRVSLGFKLHCLSKNLTLPTKNSSYNGKKKSYGGKLPSILKSLDCDINNIEQTLNSFCENLNPKEQTVILKEQRNWERVIRVFEFFKSRKDYVPNVIHYNIVLRILGRAQKWDELRRCWIEMAKNGVVPTNNTYGMLVDVYGKAGLVTESLLWIKHMRVRGLYPDEVTMNTVVKVLKDAKEFDSAHKFYKDWCAGRIELDELQLDSTSDYENGPGSSPVSFKHFLSTELFKTGGRVHTPKSLGSSDAESLVRKPRLTSTYNTLIDMYGKAGRLNDAAEVFSDMMKSGVAMDAITFNTMIFTCGSRGNLSEAEALMSKMEERGISPDTRTYNIFLSLYADAGDVNAAIRCYRKIREVGLFPDTVSHRTILHELCGRNMVKEAEAIMEEIDKSSQNIDGHSIPGIIKMYVNKGLLDRAQSLLDKCQFDGGLSAKTNAAIIDVYAEKGLWAEAEAVFYKKWTSAAQKTDILEYNVMIKAYGMGKLYEKAFSLFRSMRNHGTWPDECTYNSLIQMFSGADLVDQAMDLLAEMQGAGFKPQCLTFSSIIACYSRLGQLSDAVDVYKNMVKVGVKPNEVVYGALINGYAEAGEVTEALEYFNMMGENGISANQIVLTSLIKVYSKLGCFNSAKQLYQKMMCLEGGPDIVASNSMISLYADLGMISEAELVFKNLREKGSADALSYGTMMYLYKSMGMLDEAINVAEEMKQSGLLRESMSYNQVMVCYATNGQLIECGKLLHEMIKKKIFPDEGTFKVLFTVLKKGGLPAEAVRQLESHYHEGKPYARQAVITSVFSLVGLHSLALESCMAFTKADIALDLFAYNVAIYAYGSAGEYDKALNTFMKLQDEGLEPDIVTSVNLVHCYGKAGMIEGVKRIYNQLKYEKVKPSDSVFMAVADAFESSNRHDLAVLVVQELKFGFDSQEFSDSDSDLRHSDLEDEDAADIEVKNLRKRK; translated from the coding sequence ATGCTTCACGGATGTTCTTATACTTACAGTTGCAATCACACTTCAAGAAAATTCAAGCATCACCATCCCATCTCTTCTCCAAGTAAGCTTCTTTCCCTTAATTCTCCTTGTAAAGCTACCATCTTTATTGGTCACAATCAGTCTAAAAATCACAGCTTTGATAAAAGACACCAGTTTTTAAGCGACCCATCTTTACATAATGGTGTTATATGCTCATTTTCACTAAACCAGAAAAACCCAGAAGAAAAAACTAGGGTTTCTCTAGGGTTTAAGCTTCACTGTCTCTCAAAGAATCTAACTTTGCCCACTAAGAACTCTTCTTATAATGGTAAAAAGAAGAGCTATGGAGGTAAGTTGCCTTCAATTTTGAAGTCATTGGATTGTGATATTAATAACATTGAGCAGACCCTCAATTCATTTTGTGAGAATTTGAATCCGAAAGAGCAAACTGTTATTCTTAAAGAGCAGAGAAATTGGGAGAGAGTGATTAGGGTTTTCGAGTTTTTCAAGTCGAGGAAAGATTATGTACCGAATGTTATTCACTATAATATTGTGCTTCGAATATTGGGGAGAGCTCAGAAATGGGATGAACTGCGGCGTTGTTGGATTGAAATGGCGAAAAACGGTGTTGTGCCCACGAATAATACGTATGGGATGCTTGTTGATGTATATGGTAAGGCTGGTCTTGTTACGGAATCACTTTTGTGGATTAAGCATATGAGAGTTAGAGGGCTTTATCCTGATGAGGTTACAATGAATACGGTTGTTAAGGTTTTAAAAGATGCCAAGGAGTTTGATAGTGCGCATAAGTTTTATAAGGACTGGTGCGCTGGGCGGATTGAGTTAGATGAGCTCCAATTAGATTCTACGAGTGACTACGAAAATGGGCCTGGGTCTTCCCCAGTTAGCTTTAAGCATTTTTTGTCAACTGAACTTTTCAAAACAGGTGGGAGAGTACATACTCCAAAATCTTTAGGATCGTCGGATGCAGAAAGTCTGGTTAGGAAGCCACGTCTAACATCCACATATAATACATTGATCGATATGTATGGGAAGGCAGGGCGTCTGAATGATGCAGCAGAAGTCTTTTCAGATATGATGAAATCTGGGGTGGCAATGGATGCCATCACGTTTAATACTATGATCTTTACTTGTGGAAGCCGTGGGAATTTGTCAGAAGCAGAGGCTTTGATGAGTAAGATGGAAGAAAGGGGAATATCTCCTGATACGAGAACTTACAACATCTTTCTGTCTTTGTATGCTGATGCAGGAGACGTGAATGCAGCCATCAGATGTTATCGGAAAATTAGGGAGGTGGGTCTTTTCCCTGATACTGTAAGCCACCGGACTATTCTTCATGAATTATGTGGGAGGAATATGGTGAAAGAAGCAGAGGCTATTATGGAAGAAATTGACAAATCTTCGCAAAATATTGATGGGCATTCAATACCTGGTATTATTAAGATGTATGTTAACAAAGGGTTGCTTGATAGAGCACAGAGCCTTTTAGATAAGTGCCAGTTTGATGGTGGCTTGTCAGCAAAGACAAATGCAGCAATTATAGATGTGTATGCTGAAAAGGGGCTTTGGGCTGAAGCTGAGGCTGTATTTTATAAGAAGTGGACTTCAGCGGCTCAAAAGACAGACATTTTGGAATACAATGTCATGATCAAAGCTTATGGTATGGGAAAGCTTTATGAGAAAGCATTTTCTCTCTTTAGGAGCATGAGGAATCACGGCACTTGGCCTGACGAGTGCACTTATAATTCTCTAATCCAAATGTTCTCTGGTGCTGATTTAGTAGATCAAGCAATGGACCTGCTAGCTGAAATGCAAGGAGCAGGATTTAAACCACAATGTCTTACATTCTCGTCTATTATTGCGTGCTACTCCCGTCTAGGCCAGCTTTCTGACGCAGTTGATGTTTACAAAAACATGGTAAAGGTGGGGGTTAAACCTAATGAAGTTGTGTATGGGGCCTTAATTAATGGATATGCAGAGGCTGGAGAAGTTACAGAAGCTCTTGAATATTTCAATATGATGGGAGAGAATGGGATTTCAGCAAATCAAATAGTTTTGACTTCCCTTATTAAGGTTTATAGCAAGCTAGGATGCTTTAACAGTGCAAAACAATTGTATCAAAAGATGATGTGTTTGGAAGGCGGTCCAGATATTGTTGCATCAAATAGCATGATCAGTCTTTATGCAGATCTCGGGATGATATCTGAAGCTGAATTGGTCTTCAAAAATTTGAGAGAAAAGGGTTCTGCAGATGCGTTATCCTATGGAACAATGATGTATCTGTACAAGAGCATGGGCATGCTTGATGAAGCCATCAATGTTGCAGAGGAAATGAAACAGTCAGGTTTACTACGGGAGTCTATGTCGTATAATCAGGTAATGGTATGTTATGCTACTAATGGTCAGTTAATTGAATGCGGCAAGTTGTTGCACGAgatgataaaaaagaaaatattccCTGACGAGGGGACCTTCAAAGTATTGTTTACTGTGCTGAAGAAAGGAGGACTTCCGGCTGAAGCTGTAAGGCAGCTGGAGTCGCACTATCATGAAGGAAAACCTTATGCTAGACAAGCTGTCATTACCTCTGTTTTCTCTCTAGTCGGTTTGCATTCTTTAGCGCTTGAATCCTGCATGGCTTTCACAAAAGCAGATATAGCTCTCGATTTGTTTGCCTACAATGTTGCTATTTATGCTTATGGCTCAGCAGGGGAATATGACAAGGCTCTGAACACATTTATGAAATTGCAGGATGAGGGTCTCGAACCAGACATTGTTACTTCGGTTAATCTGGTTCATTGTTATGGTAAAGCT
- the LOC126657521 gene encoding secretory carrier-associated membrane protein 1 → MSRYDSNPFEDEEVNPFADQGKAKAKGSGQSNYGGGAFYMQNPTSVPPAALSPLPHEPYDRGATIDIPLDNGKDLKSKEKELQAKEAELKKREQDLKRREDAISRAGIVIEEKNWPPFFPIIHHDIATEIPIHLQKMQYVAFTTLLGLFACLLWNIVAVTTAWIKGEGPTIWFLAIIYFISGVPGAYVMWYRPLYRAMRTDSALKFGWFFLSYLIHIGFCVFAAVAPPIIFKGKSLAGILPAIDLLGDHALVGIFYFIGFGCFCIESVLSIWVIQQVYMYFRGSGKAAQVKREAATRTMMAAL, encoded by the exons ATGAGTCGCTACGATTCTAATCCGTTTGAAGACGAAGAGGTCAATCCATTTGCG GATCAAGGGAAAGCGAAAGCAAAAGGATCAGGGCAGTCGAATTATGGTGGAGGCGCCTTTTATATGCaa AATCCTACGAGTGTTCCTCCTGCAGCGCTTTCGCCCCTTCCTCATGAACCGTATGATCGTGGTGCGACAATTGATATTCCTCTTGACAATGGAAAG GATTTGAAATCCAAGGAGAAGGAACTCCAAGCTAAAGAGGCAGAATTGAAAAAGAGGGAACAG GACCTTAAGCGGAGGGAAGATGCAATATCACGag CTGGAATCGTAATAGAAGAGAAGAATTGGCCGCCATTTTTTCCCATTATTCATCATGACATTGCAACTGAAATACCAATCCATTTACAAAAGATGCAATATGTCGCATTTACAACTTTGTTGG GTTTGTTTGCGTGTCTTCTGTGGAATATTGTGGCAGTGACAACTGCTTGGATTAAGGGAGAAG GCCCAACAATCTGGTTTCTTGCTATCATCTACTTTATATCAGGGGTTCCTGGAGCATATGTTATGTGGTATCGCCCTCTGTATCGTGCAATGAG GACTGATAGTGCTTTGAAATTTGGATGGTTTTTCTTATCTTACCTG ATCCATATTGGCTTTTGTGTCTTTGCTGCTGTTGCTCCTCCAATCATTTTCAAGGGGAAATCTCTTGC AGGGATTTTGCCTGCTATAGATCTTCTTGGCGATCATGCTTTAGTTGGG ATATTTTACTTCATCGGATTTGGATGTTTCTGCATTGAATCCGTGCTCAGTATCTGGGTTATTCAG CAAGTTTACATGTATTTCCGAGGCAGCGGAAAAGCTGCACAGGTGAAGCGGGAAGCTGCAACGAGGACTATGATGGCTGCACTATAA
- the LOC126655408 gene encoding protein STRUBBELIG-RECEPTOR FAMILY 3-like isoform X1 produces the protein MKRSGKVEEYFNLEIYLKAFFGFVLIYSAAISFGDTNPTDVAAINSLYTSLGSPVLPGWVAAAGDPCGEPWQGVACELSDITSIVLNGANLGGELGNSLGMFTSIRSIDLSNNHIGGSIPLNLPITLQNFFLAANNFTGSIPDSISSLTLLTALSLNNNFLSGEIPDSFQSLAGLINLDLSSNNFSGQLPPSFENLIGLTTLRLQDNQLSGTLDVLQDLSLRDLNIENNLFSGPIPDKLLAIPNFRKDGNPFNDTASPLPAPASPLMPPSSPRIHGAPFSPSTPSSGKTPSKPVDGPTSPKESSSGGKKFLTTKRVVWISIGGVILFIILVIALVLFMPRCSRRRHEASRIFKRHQVGAFKGNRENPRDHGSLDRPTTETEKVPKEAVVRAKENNSKPEVVHERNMPRIPKRDDYAIDISRMDSFFMDPPPPPPPPPPPPPPPPPPPPSLPSVEKVIVTPVVPTEASTTKSPTKVQNPLTSARSFTIASLQQYTNSFSQDNLIGGGMLGNVYRAELPNGKLLAVKKLDTRASSQQKDEEFIELVNNIDRIRHANVVELMGYCAEHDQRLLIYEYCSNGTMQDALHSDDELKEKLSWNTRIRMALGAARALEYLHEVCHPPVVHRNFKSANILLDDDLDVRVSDCGLAPLISSGSVSQLSGHLLTAYGYGAPEFESGIYTVHSDVFSFGVVMLELLTGRKSYDRTRNRGEQFLVRWAIPQLHDIDALSKMVDPSLNGQYPAKSLSHFADIISRCVQNQPEFRPPMSEVVQDLTNMIRRERPSNESIGD, from the exons ATGAAGAGATCTGGTAAAGTTGAGGAGTACTTCAATTTGGAGATCTATTTAAAGGCCttttttgggtttgttttgatCTACTCAGCTGCAATTTCCTTTGGAGATACTAATCCTACTGATG TTGCTGCAATTAATAGCTTATACACTTCACTGGGATCTCCTGTGCTGCCCGGATGGGTTGCCGCTGCGGGAGATCCATGTGGCGAACCGTGGCAAGGTGTTGCCTGTGAGCTTTCAGACATAACGTCCAT AGTTCTAAATGGAGCTAATTTGGGAGGAGAACTTGGTAATAGCTTGGGCATGTTCACTTCTATCAGATCAAT AGATCTAAGCAACAACCACATTGGGGGAAGCATTCCATTAAATCTGCCCATTACTTTGCAGAACTT TTTCCTTGCAGCAAATAATTTTACTGGAAGTATCCCAGATTCAATCTCATCTCTGACTTTGCTAACAGCCTT GTCTCTGAATAACAACTTCTTAAGTGGAGAGATACCAGATTCTTTCCAGTCCCTTGCAGGATTGATCAATCT AGACTTATCCAGTAACAATTTCAGCGGGCAGCTACCTCCttcatttgaaaatttgatTGGTCTGACAACCTT ACGTTTGCAGGATAATCAGCTGTCTGGGACCCTTGACGTTCTTCAAGATCTTTCATTGAGAGATTT GAATATTGAGAATAACCTGTTCTCAGGACCCATACCTGATAAACTACTGGCCATTCCAAATTTCAG AAAAGACGGGAACCCATTCAATGATACTGCCTCTCCATTACCTGCACCGGCATCCCCACTGATGCCGCCATCATCACCAAGGATCCATGGAGCACCATTTTCACCATCTACACCTTCATCTGGAAAAACACCTAGCAAACCTGTTGACGGGCCGACTTCGCCAAAGGAATCAAGTTCTGGAGGAAAAAAATTTCTAACTACTAAAAGAGTTGTTTGGATATCAATTGGTGGTGtaatattgtttataattttggtaATAGCACTGGTGCTTTTTATGCCAAGATGTAGCAGAAGAAGGCATGAGGCTAGTAGAATTTTCAAGCGGCATCAAGTTGGTGCATTTAAAGGCAACAGAGAGAATCCAAGGGACCATGGGTCCTTGGACCGACCGACTACTGAAACAGAAAAAG TTCCAAAGGAGGCTGTGGTACGAGCTAAGGAGAATAATTCAAAGCCTGAAGTTGTGCACGAGAGAAATATGCCCAGAATACCAAAGCGGGATGATTATGCCATAGATATAAGCAGAATGGATTCATTTTTCATGGACCCCCCtccaccacctccacctccaccgcctcctcctccacctcctcctccaccaCCTCCTTCCCTACCTTCAGTGGAGAAGGTCATTGTTACACCTGTTGTTCCTACAGAAGCAAGCACCACAAAATCTCCTACTAAAGTTCAAAACCCCCTCACTTCTGCTAGGTCATTCACCATTGCATCCCTTCAACAATACACCAATAGCTTTTCTCAAGACAATCTCATTGGAGGAGGCATGCTGGGAAATGTTTACAGGGCAGAGCTTCCTAATGGGAAG CTTCTTGCTGTCAAGAAACTGGACACGAGGGCCTCAAGCCAGCAGAAAGACGAAGAATTTATTGAACTGGTTAACAATATTGATAGGATCCGACATGCTAATGTTGTTGAGCTCATGGGTTATTGTGCAGAGCATGATCAAAGGCTTCTAATCTATGAATATTGCAGTAATGGGACAATGCAGGATGCACTCCATTCGGATGACGAATTGAAGGAGAAGCTTTCGTGGAACACCCGCATACGGATGGCACTTGGAGCTGCCAGAGCTTTAGA GTATTTGCACGAAGTCTGTCATCCACCTGTTGTGCACAGAAATTTCAAATCTGCCAACATTCTCCTTGATGATGATCTTGATGTGCGCGTCTCAGATTGTGGTTTGGCTCCACTTATATCATCAGGCTCTGTTAGCCAG TTGTCAGGGCATCTGCTAACAGCTTATGGTTATGGGGCTCCTGAATTCGAGTCGGGAATTTATACCGTCCACAGTGATGTTTTCAGCTTCGGAGTAGTTATGCTAGAACTCTTGACAGGACGAAAATCCTACGACAG AACACGAAATCGAGGTGAACAGTTTTTGGTAAGATGGGCAATCCCTCAGCTTCATGACATTGATGCATTATCCAAGATGGTTGATCCTTCTCTCAATGGACAATACCCTGCCAAATCATTATCGCACTTCGCGGACATTATTTCTCGATGTGTCCAG AATCAGCCAGAATTCAGGCCGCCAATGTCTGAAGTTGTCCAGGATCTGACGAACATGATTCGTAGAGAACGACCTAGCAACGAGTCAATTGGCGACTGA
- the LOC126655408 gene encoding protein STRUBBELIG-RECEPTOR FAMILY 3-like isoform X3, with the protein MKRSGKVEEYFNLEIYLKAFFGFVLIYSAAISFGDTNPTDVAAINSLYTSLGSPVLPGWVAAAGDPCGEPWQGVACELSDITSIVLNGANLGGELGNSLGMFTSIRSIDLSNNHIGGSIPLNLPITLQNFFLAANNFTGSIPDSISSLTLLTALSLNNNFLSGEIPDSFQSLAGLINLDLSSNNFSGQLPPSFENLIGLTTLRLQDNQLSGTLDVLQDLSLRDLNIENNLFSGPIPDKLLAIPNFRKDGNPFNDTASPLPAPASPLMPPSSPRIHGAPFSPSTPSSGKTPSKPVDGPTSPKESSSGGKKFLTTKRVVWISIGGVILFIILVIALVLFMPRCSRRRHEASRIFKRHQVGAFKGNRENPRDHGSLDRPTTETEKVPKEAVVRAKENNSKPEVVHERNMPRIPKRDDYAIDISRMDSFFMDPPPPPPPPPPPPPPPPPPPPSLPSVEKVIVTPVVPTEASTTKSPTKVQNPLTSARSFTIASLQQYTNSFSQDNLIGGGMLGNVYRAELPNGKLLAVKKLDTRASSQQKDEEFIELVNNIDRIRHANVVELMGYCAEHDQRLLIYEYCSNGTMQDALHSDDELKEKLSWNTRIRMALGAARALEYLHEVCHPPVVHRNFKSANILLDDDLDVRVSDCGLAPLISSGSVSQASHSIGIMKVILLLPSLVPD; encoded by the exons ATGAAGAGATCTGGTAAAGTTGAGGAGTACTTCAATTTGGAGATCTATTTAAAGGCCttttttgggtttgttttgatCTACTCAGCTGCAATTTCCTTTGGAGATACTAATCCTACTGATG TTGCTGCAATTAATAGCTTATACACTTCACTGGGATCTCCTGTGCTGCCCGGATGGGTTGCCGCTGCGGGAGATCCATGTGGCGAACCGTGGCAAGGTGTTGCCTGTGAGCTTTCAGACATAACGTCCAT AGTTCTAAATGGAGCTAATTTGGGAGGAGAACTTGGTAATAGCTTGGGCATGTTCACTTCTATCAGATCAAT AGATCTAAGCAACAACCACATTGGGGGAAGCATTCCATTAAATCTGCCCATTACTTTGCAGAACTT TTTCCTTGCAGCAAATAATTTTACTGGAAGTATCCCAGATTCAATCTCATCTCTGACTTTGCTAACAGCCTT GTCTCTGAATAACAACTTCTTAAGTGGAGAGATACCAGATTCTTTCCAGTCCCTTGCAGGATTGATCAATCT AGACTTATCCAGTAACAATTTCAGCGGGCAGCTACCTCCttcatttgaaaatttgatTGGTCTGACAACCTT ACGTTTGCAGGATAATCAGCTGTCTGGGACCCTTGACGTTCTTCAAGATCTTTCATTGAGAGATTT GAATATTGAGAATAACCTGTTCTCAGGACCCATACCTGATAAACTACTGGCCATTCCAAATTTCAG AAAAGACGGGAACCCATTCAATGATACTGCCTCTCCATTACCTGCACCGGCATCCCCACTGATGCCGCCATCATCACCAAGGATCCATGGAGCACCATTTTCACCATCTACACCTTCATCTGGAAAAACACCTAGCAAACCTGTTGACGGGCCGACTTCGCCAAAGGAATCAAGTTCTGGAGGAAAAAAATTTCTAACTACTAAAAGAGTTGTTTGGATATCAATTGGTGGTGtaatattgtttataattttggtaATAGCACTGGTGCTTTTTATGCCAAGATGTAGCAGAAGAAGGCATGAGGCTAGTAGAATTTTCAAGCGGCATCAAGTTGGTGCATTTAAAGGCAACAGAGAGAATCCAAGGGACCATGGGTCCTTGGACCGACCGACTACTGAAACAGAAAAAG TTCCAAAGGAGGCTGTGGTACGAGCTAAGGAGAATAATTCAAAGCCTGAAGTTGTGCACGAGAGAAATATGCCCAGAATACCAAAGCGGGATGATTATGCCATAGATATAAGCAGAATGGATTCATTTTTCATGGACCCCCCtccaccacctccacctccaccgcctcctcctccacctcctcctccaccaCCTCCTTCCCTACCTTCAGTGGAGAAGGTCATTGTTACACCTGTTGTTCCTACAGAAGCAAGCACCACAAAATCTCCTACTAAAGTTCAAAACCCCCTCACTTCTGCTAGGTCATTCACCATTGCATCCCTTCAACAATACACCAATAGCTTTTCTCAAGACAATCTCATTGGAGGAGGCATGCTGGGAAATGTTTACAGGGCAGAGCTTCCTAATGGGAAG CTTCTTGCTGTCAAGAAACTGGACACGAGGGCCTCAAGCCAGCAGAAAGACGAAGAATTTATTGAACTGGTTAACAATATTGATAGGATCCGACATGCTAATGTTGTTGAGCTCATGGGTTATTGTGCAGAGCATGATCAAAGGCTTCTAATCTATGAATATTGCAGTAATGGGACAATGCAGGATGCACTCCATTCGGATGACGAATTGAAGGAGAAGCTTTCGTGGAACACCCGCATACGGATGGCACTTGGAGCTGCCAGAGCTTTAGA GTATTTGCACGAAGTCTGTCATCCACCTGTTGTGCACAGAAATTTCAAATCTGCCAACATTCTCCTTGATGATGATCTTGATGTGCGCGTCTCAGATTGTGGTTTGGCTCCACTTATATCATCAGGCTCTGTTAGCCAGGCAAGTCATAGTATTGGCATCATGAAAGTCATTTTGTTGTTGCCCAGTTTGGTGCCAGACTGA
- the LOC126655408 gene encoding protein STRUBBELIG-RECEPTOR FAMILY 3-like isoform X2: MFTSIRSIDLSNNHIGGSIPLNLPITLQNFFLAANNFTGSIPDSISSLTLLTALSLNNNFLSGEIPDSFQSLAGLINLDLSSNNFSGQLPPSFENLIGLTTLRLQDNQLSGTLDVLQDLSLRDLNIENNLFSGPIPDKLLAIPNFRKDGNPFNDTASPLPAPASPLMPPSSPRIHGAPFSPSTPSSGKTPSKPVDGPTSPKESSSGGKKFLTTKRVVWISIGGVILFIILVIALVLFMPRCSRRRHEASRIFKRHQVGAFKGNRENPRDHGSLDRPTTETEKVPKEAVVRAKENNSKPEVVHERNMPRIPKRDDYAIDISRMDSFFMDPPPPPPPPPPPPPPPPPPPPSLPSVEKVIVTPVVPTEASTTKSPTKVQNPLTSARSFTIASLQQYTNSFSQDNLIGGGMLGNVYRAELPNGKLLAVKKLDTRASSQQKDEEFIELVNNIDRIRHANVVELMGYCAEHDQRLLIYEYCSNGTMQDALHSDDELKEKLSWNTRIRMALGAARALEYLHEVCHPPVVHRNFKSANILLDDDLDVRVSDCGLAPLISSGSVSQLSGHLLTAYGYGAPEFESGIYTVHSDVFSFGVVMLELLTGRKSYDRTRNRGEQFLVRWAIPQLHDIDALSKMVDPSLNGQYPAKSLSHFADIISRCVQNQPEFRPPMSEVVQDLTNMIRRERPSNESIGD, encoded by the exons ATGTTCACTTCTATCAGATCAAT AGATCTAAGCAACAACCACATTGGGGGAAGCATTCCATTAAATCTGCCCATTACTTTGCAGAACTT TTTCCTTGCAGCAAATAATTTTACTGGAAGTATCCCAGATTCAATCTCATCTCTGACTTTGCTAACAGCCTT GTCTCTGAATAACAACTTCTTAAGTGGAGAGATACCAGATTCTTTCCAGTCCCTTGCAGGATTGATCAATCT AGACTTATCCAGTAACAATTTCAGCGGGCAGCTACCTCCttcatttgaaaatttgatTGGTCTGACAACCTT ACGTTTGCAGGATAATCAGCTGTCTGGGACCCTTGACGTTCTTCAAGATCTTTCATTGAGAGATTT GAATATTGAGAATAACCTGTTCTCAGGACCCATACCTGATAAACTACTGGCCATTCCAAATTTCAG AAAAGACGGGAACCCATTCAATGATACTGCCTCTCCATTACCTGCACCGGCATCCCCACTGATGCCGCCATCATCACCAAGGATCCATGGAGCACCATTTTCACCATCTACACCTTCATCTGGAAAAACACCTAGCAAACCTGTTGACGGGCCGACTTCGCCAAAGGAATCAAGTTCTGGAGGAAAAAAATTTCTAACTACTAAAAGAGTTGTTTGGATATCAATTGGTGGTGtaatattgtttataattttggtaATAGCACTGGTGCTTTTTATGCCAAGATGTAGCAGAAGAAGGCATGAGGCTAGTAGAATTTTCAAGCGGCATCAAGTTGGTGCATTTAAAGGCAACAGAGAGAATCCAAGGGACCATGGGTCCTTGGACCGACCGACTACTGAAACAGAAAAAG TTCCAAAGGAGGCTGTGGTACGAGCTAAGGAGAATAATTCAAAGCCTGAAGTTGTGCACGAGAGAAATATGCCCAGAATACCAAAGCGGGATGATTATGCCATAGATATAAGCAGAATGGATTCATTTTTCATGGACCCCCCtccaccacctccacctccaccgcctcctcctccacctcctcctccaccaCCTCCTTCCCTACCTTCAGTGGAGAAGGTCATTGTTACACCTGTTGTTCCTACAGAAGCAAGCACCACAAAATCTCCTACTAAAGTTCAAAACCCCCTCACTTCTGCTAGGTCATTCACCATTGCATCCCTTCAACAATACACCAATAGCTTTTCTCAAGACAATCTCATTGGAGGAGGCATGCTGGGAAATGTTTACAGGGCAGAGCTTCCTAATGGGAAG CTTCTTGCTGTCAAGAAACTGGACACGAGGGCCTCAAGCCAGCAGAAAGACGAAGAATTTATTGAACTGGTTAACAATATTGATAGGATCCGACATGCTAATGTTGTTGAGCTCATGGGTTATTGTGCAGAGCATGATCAAAGGCTTCTAATCTATGAATATTGCAGTAATGGGACAATGCAGGATGCACTCCATTCGGATGACGAATTGAAGGAGAAGCTTTCGTGGAACACCCGCATACGGATGGCACTTGGAGCTGCCAGAGCTTTAGA GTATTTGCACGAAGTCTGTCATCCACCTGTTGTGCACAGAAATTTCAAATCTGCCAACATTCTCCTTGATGATGATCTTGATGTGCGCGTCTCAGATTGTGGTTTGGCTCCACTTATATCATCAGGCTCTGTTAGCCAG TTGTCAGGGCATCTGCTAACAGCTTATGGTTATGGGGCTCCTGAATTCGAGTCGGGAATTTATACCGTCCACAGTGATGTTTTCAGCTTCGGAGTAGTTATGCTAGAACTCTTGACAGGACGAAAATCCTACGACAG AACACGAAATCGAGGTGAACAGTTTTTGGTAAGATGGGCAATCCCTCAGCTTCATGACATTGATGCATTATCCAAGATGGTTGATCCTTCTCTCAATGGACAATACCCTGCCAAATCATTATCGCACTTCGCGGACATTATTTCTCGATGTGTCCAG AATCAGCCAGAATTCAGGCCGCCAATGTCTGAAGTTGTCCAGGATCTGACGAACATGATTCGTAGAGAACGACCTAGCAACGAGTCAATTGGCGACTGA